The Bombus fervidus isolate BK054 chromosome 8, iyBomFerv1, whole genome shotgun sequence genome window below encodes:
- the Rab3gap1 gene encoding RAB3 GTPase activating protein subunit 1 isoform X1 — MNNIEIEDFYHHDFTTASEWEVFIARLEEIMHEWKLPNTKIGPCLKSGNFVNCAWEENFEKLHFADAEFTLKHYKLKLDDENTDNLLEESEEEKVQCHKDALNASNDFARIDGNHLEIACYYGIREFLVLQSTKRDSVMDETKIRILLSSLAIAATNANCDIPTLVQVQEPWQKMYLGTSIGKGICTHFDMVHLKKVPSHCKYLTGLLALFKQKVGEGSGTRLDPVMISVRFSYLLKDWTNSTWTQEPPDFDFMQGETLGVAELGKLPFGATYDPIAELHLYTTWPEMSENVVVDSEGFTDLEPQSAPEWSVQVKMDSSPACLLGEYLTDFLYQCNNQKTIVDLLGDAVTYSQQEDQALSTVFNILTESKIPTISTVVSKATTKKNKNVEGPIPEEILLSILYFLFPDAEENTKTPYSDLTTCNIDEDQWKGVKTCAMDSLVWRLAIVAAHCTHYLGGATALAQLWYEFVQEIRFRWERSILISGVSPGFPDSVRTCILHQKLQMMNCCIEKKKAREEMAHKSQSADTDEFETAESEEEEFFECTSEEPANAEDDSSSRTQQKATHLLWNKPAGRLAKHPSLKLIQTGDPLYLPITQDPVPKTEDQLEEDAQVMMQLGTSKHASEMRARLMSASLLSDMESFKAANPGAVLEDFIRWYSPRDWIEEDVADEWGQPKGHLSARMLIPNNPWSTTWSSALPVPAHRQKRLFDDTREAEKALHFLSTKRIGQIAQLLLPALTHAALYTLSEQKQDALPNLPDVTLSILNKLQYATKPIHQKLHVYEEIIRDVEGVEALVAQVNSLQHKLGGNNDSKEFTSFLIQLMRGKEVDVPGGSNGNIGSRITTMFRDAQKAALIMTSLNSNPDVDVAGDKFKTFPEPCCKEFILRIVTPRPSPTSTPQPQRLYVCLKRDDIRLAGFFSKDTIFL; from the exons atgaacaatATTGAAATCGAAGACTTTTATCATCATGATTTTACGACAGCTTCTGAATGGGAAGTGTTTATCGCGAGATTGGAAGAAATTATGCACGAATGGAAATTACCAAATACAAAAATTGGTCCTTGTTTAAAATCTGGAAACTTTGTCAATTGTGCGTGGGAAGAGAATTTCGAGAAGCTGCATTTTGCTG aTGCAGAATTTACACTGAAGCATTACAAGTTAAAATTAGACGATGAAAATACAGATAATCTTTTGGAGGAAAGCGAAGAGGAAAAAGTACAATGTCACAAGGACGCGTTGAATGCATCGAATGATTTTGCTAGAATCGATGGGAATCACTTAGAAATAGCTTGCTATTATGGTATTAGAGAATTTCTTGTTTTACAGTCCACTAAAAGAGATTCTGTGATGGATGAGACCAAGATTAGGATTTTACTTAGTTCTCTTGCAATTGCAGCGACCAATGCTAATTG CGACATACCTACATTGGTACAAGTCCAGGAACCATGGCAGAAAATGTATCTTGGAACTAGCATTGGGAAAGGAATTTGTACTCACTTCGATATGGTACACTTGAAAAAAGTTCCTTCGCACTGCAAATACCTAACTG GTCTACTTGCGTTATTTAAACAGAAGGTTGGAGAAGGTAGCGGAACAAGGCTGGACCCAGTGATGATATCTGTAAGGTTTTCGTATCTATTGAAAGACTGGACCAATAGTACGTGGACTCAAGAACCACCAGATTTCGATTTCATGCAAGGTGAAACATTGGGTGTAGCTGAACTTGGAAAACTTCCGTTTGGAGCAACGTATGATCCGATCGC AGAACTTCATTTGTACACTACGTGGCCTGAAATGTCGGAGAACGTCGTAGTCGATAGCGAAGGTTTTACAGATTTAGAACCACAGTCTGCCCCTGAATGGTCTGTGCAAGTAAAGATGGATTCTTCACCAGCCTGTTTACTCGGAGAATATCTAACtgattttttatatcaatGTAATAATCAAAAAACTATAGTGGACTTGCTGGGAGATGCCGTAACTTATTCTCAACAAGAAGATCAAGCATTGAGTacagtttttaatatattaacggAATCTAAGATACCAACGATTTCAACAGTTGTTAGTAAAGCAACgacgaagaagaataaaaacgTAGAAGGACCAATACCGGAGGAAATATTATTGTCGATactctattttcttttccctgACGCGGAAGAAAACACT aaaactcCGTACAGTGACTTAACCACGTGTAACATAGACGAAGATCAGTGGAAAGGTGTAAAAACATGTGCGATGGACAGCTTAGTGTGGCGTCTCGCAATTGTTGCAGCGCATTGTACGCATTATCTCGGTGGAGCGACAGCCTTGGCGCAATTATGGTACGAGTTTGTGCAAGAAATCAGATTTCGATGGGAAAGGAGCATTCTTATATCTGG AGTGAGCCCAGGATTCCCGGATTCCGTAAGAACATGTATATTACATCAAAAACTTCAG ATGATGAATTGTTGtatcgaaaaaaagaaagcaaggGAAGAGATGGCGCATAAATCTCAAAGTGCAGATACTGACGAGTTTGAAACAG CAGAATCAGAAGAAGAGGAATTTTTCGAATGCACCTCCGAGGAACCAGCAAATGCCGAGGACGATTCGTCGTCGAGAACGCAACAGAAAGCGACACATCTGCTGTGGAACAAACCAGCAGGACGATTAGCCAAACATCCTTCGCTCAA ATTAATCCAAACTGGAGATCCTCTATATCTGCCGATAACGCAGGATCCTGTACCGAAAACAGAAGATCAACTTGAGGAAGATGCCCAAGTGATGATGCAGCTTGGAACTAGCAAACATGCTTCGGAAATGCGGGCCAGATTAATGAGTGCCTCGTTATTGTCCGACATGGAGTCTTTCAAg GCAGCGAATCCTGGAGCAGTTTTGGAAGACTTCATTCGTTGGTATTCCCCGAGAGATTGGATTGAGGAGGATGTAGCGGATGAATGGGGTCAACCTAAAG GTCACTTATCGGCAAGAATGCTGATTCCCAATAATCCATGGTCTACAACTTGGAGTTCAGCCCTGCCTGTACCTGCACATCGACAAAAACGTCTATTTGATGACACAAGGGAAGCTGAAAAAGCTCTGCATTTCCTAAGTACAAAGCGCATAGGCCAAATTGCTCAACTTCTCTTACCCGCGTTAACTCATGCAGCGCTTTACACTTTGAGCGAACAAAAGCAAGATGCTTTACCAAATCTACCTGATGTTACGCTCAGTATACTTAATAAGTTACAATATGCTACGAAACCTATTCATCAAAAATTACATGTATACGAG GAAATTATTCGGGACGTAGAAGGTGTGGAAGCTCTTGTTGCACAAGTAAATTCTTTACAACATAAACTAGGTGGAAACAATGATTCTAAAGAATTTACTTCGTTTCTCATCCAGTTAATGCGAGGAAAGGAAGTGGATGTGCCAGGTGGATCCAATGGAAATATCGGTTCTCGAATAACGACAATGTTTAGAGATGCTCAAAAA
- the Rab3gap1 gene encoding RAB3 GTPase activating protein subunit 1 isoform X2, translated as MNNIEIEDFYHHDFTTASEWEVFIARLEEIMHEWKLPNTKIGPCLKSGNFVNCAWEENFEKLHFADAEFTLKHYKLKLDDENTDNLLEESEEEKVQCHKDALNASNDFARIDGNHLEIACYYGIREFLVLQSTKRDSVMDETKIRILLSSLAIAATNANCDIPTLVQVQEPWQKMYLGTSIGKGICTHFDMVHLKKVPSHCKYLTGLLALFKQKVGEGSGTRLDPVMISVRFSYLLKDWTNSTWTQEPPDFDFMQGETLGVAELGKLPFGATYDPIAELHLYTTWPEMSENVVVDSEGFTDLEPQSAPEWSVQVKMDSSPACLLGEYLTDFLYQCNNQKTIVDLLGDAVTYSQQEDQALSTVFNILTESKIPTISTVVSKATTKKNKNVEGPIPEEILLSILYFLFPDAEENTKTPYSDLTTCNIDEDQWKGVKTCAMDSLVWRLAIVAAHCTHYLGGATALAQLWYEFVQEIRFRWERSILISGVSPGFPDSVRTCILHQKLQMMNCCIEKKKAREEMAHKSQSADTDEFETESEEEEFFECTSEEPANAEDDSSSRTQQKATHLLWNKPAGRLAKHPSLKLIQTGDPLYLPITQDPVPKTEDQLEEDAQVMMQLGTSKHASEMRARLMSASLLSDMESFKAANPGAVLEDFIRWYSPRDWIEEDVADEWGQPKGHLSARMLIPNNPWSTTWSSALPVPAHRQKRLFDDTREAEKALHFLSTKRIGQIAQLLLPALTHAALYTLSEQKQDALPNLPDVTLSILNKLQYATKPIHQKLHVYEEIIRDVEGVEALVAQVNSLQHKLGGNNDSKEFTSFLIQLMRGKEVDVPGGSNGNIGSRITTMFRDAQKAALIMTSLNSNPDVDVAGDKFKTFPEPCCKEFILRIVTPRPSPTSTPQPQRLYVCLKRDDIRLAGFFSKDTIFL; from the exons atgaacaatATTGAAATCGAAGACTTTTATCATCATGATTTTACGACAGCTTCTGAATGGGAAGTGTTTATCGCGAGATTGGAAGAAATTATGCACGAATGGAAATTACCAAATACAAAAATTGGTCCTTGTTTAAAATCTGGAAACTTTGTCAATTGTGCGTGGGAAGAGAATTTCGAGAAGCTGCATTTTGCTG aTGCAGAATTTACACTGAAGCATTACAAGTTAAAATTAGACGATGAAAATACAGATAATCTTTTGGAGGAAAGCGAAGAGGAAAAAGTACAATGTCACAAGGACGCGTTGAATGCATCGAATGATTTTGCTAGAATCGATGGGAATCACTTAGAAATAGCTTGCTATTATGGTATTAGAGAATTTCTTGTTTTACAGTCCACTAAAAGAGATTCTGTGATGGATGAGACCAAGATTAGGATTTTACTTAGTTCTCTTGCAATTGCAGCGACCAATGCTAATTG CGACATACCTACATTGGTACAAGTCCAGGAACCATGGCAGAAAATGTATCTTGGAACTAGCATTGGGAAAGGAATTTGTACTCACTTCGATATGGTACACTTGAAAAAAGTTCCTTCGCACTGCAAATACCTAACTG GTCTACTTGCGTTATTTAAACAGAAGGTTGGAGAAGGTAGCGGAACAAGGCTGGACCCAGTGATGATATCTGTAAGGTTTTCGTATCTATTGAAAGACTGGACCAATAGTACGTGGACTCAAGAACCACCAGATTTCGATTTCATGCAAGGTGAAACATTGGGTGTAGCTGAACTTGGAAAACTTCCGTTTGGAGCAACGTATGATCCGATCGC AGAACTTCATTTGTACACTACGTGGCCTGAAATGTCGGAGAACGTCGTAGTCGATAGCGAAGGTTTTACAGATTTAGAACCACAGTCTGCCCCTGAATGGTCTGTGCAAGTAAAGATGGATTCTTCACCAGCCTGTTTACTCGGAGAATATCTAACtgattttttatatcaatGTAATAATCAAAAAACTATAGTGGACTTGCTGGGAGATGCCGTAACTTATTCTCAACAAGAAGATCAAGCATTGAGTacagtttttaatatattaacggAATCTAAGATACCAACGATTTCAACAGTTGTTAGTAAAGCAACgacgaagaagaataaaaacgTAGAAGGACCAATACCGGAGGAAATATTATTGTCGATactctattttcttttccctgACGCGGAAGAAAACACT aaaactcCGTACAGTGACTTAACCACGTGTAACATAGACGAAGATCAGTGGAAAGGTGTAAAAACATGTGCGATGGACAGCTTAGTGTGGCGTCTCGCAATTGTTGCAGCGCATTGTACGCATTATCTCGGTGGAGCGACAGCCTTGGCGCAATTATGGTACGAGTTTGTGCAAGAAATCAGATTTCGATGGGAAAGGAGCATTCTTATATCTGG AGTGAGCCCAGGATTCCCGGATTCCGTAAGAACATGTATATTACATCAAAAACTTCAG ATGATGAATTGTTGtatcgaaaaaaagaaagcaaggGAAGAGATGGCGCATAAATCTCAAAGTGCAGATACTGACGAGTTTGAAACAG AATCAGAAGAAGAGGAATTTTTCGAATGCACCTCCGAGGAACCAGCAAATGCCGAGGACGATTCGTCGTCGAGAACGCAACAGAAAGCGACACATCTGCTGTGGAACAAACCAGCAGGACGATTAGCCAAACATCCTTCGCTCAA ATTAATCCAAACTGGAGATCCTCTATATCTGCCGATAACGCAGGATCCTGTACCGAAAACAGAAGATCAACTTGAGGAAGATGCCCAAGTGATGATGCAGCTTGGAACTAGCAAACATGCTTCGGAAATGCGGGCCAGATTAATGAGTGCCTCGTTATTGTCCGACATGGAGTCTTTCAAg GCAGCGAATCCTGGAGCAGTTTTGGAAGACTTCATTCGTTGGTATTCCCCGAGAGATTGGATTGAGGAGGATGTAGCGGATGAATGGGGTCAACCTAAAG GTCACTTATCGGCAAGAATGCTGATTCCCAATAATCCATGGTCTACAACTTGGAGTTCAGCCCTGCCTGTACCTGCACATCGACAAAAACGTCTATTTGATGACACAAGGGAAGCTGAAAAAGCTCTGCATTTCCTAAGTACAAAGCGCATAGGCCAAATTGCTCAACTTCTCTTACCCGCGTTAACTCATGCAGCGCTTTACACTTTGAGCGAACAAAAGCAAGATGCTTTACCAAATCTACCTGATGTTACGCTCAGTATACTTAATAAGTTACAATATGCTACGAAACCTATTCATCAAAAATTACATGTATACGAG GAAATTATTCGGGACGTAGAAGGTGTGGAAGCTCTTGTTGCACAAGTAAATTCTTTACAACATAAACTAGGTGGAAACAATGATTCTAAAGAATTTACTTCGTTTCTCATCCAGTTAATGCGAGGAAAGGAAGTGGATGTGCCAGGTGGATCCAATGGAAATATCGGTTCTCGAATAACGACAATGTTTAGAGATGCTCAAAAA
- the Haf gene encoding leucine-rich repeat and fibronectin type-III domain-containing protein hattifattener codes for MLTNMNIHRPVLLLLASIIAIVAATSSCPWAQHVVDLESSCICDYNLARELSVQCDIVDYEQLLSAMRRHVSKTTIDLFYINNSTIGILRNDSFSSVKINNMQLSGCQIKSIEAHAFRGQESSLKSINLKDNELTEIPSETLKTLKNLTVLDLSMNKITRVNDDTFTGLKLVTLKLSDNEVTLAPGSFRGLERSLKNLNLKGTRQKKVPEALRGLRTLAFLDLSQNSIRELPGSAGTKAFEGLDSLTGLNLERNLIQNIGSDTFHGIKNTLSSLSLLNNLIPDFPTAAINSVRDLRVLDIGFNLITELPINAFQKNPSITLLAIDGNPLSTVPEEALARLNGTLRGLSLGGRFLVCDCRLRWIVDWIKTRDLQVTSRERKPQFCGSPQNLQDKSFYNIDTAEMTCERTPEIIGIGTVESVDTREPTGSAVVANGYNPTTRPSIDLPTTAATTTTVSTTTLVSSTTEFQKTETPFSTTPRTVTNRPTIARTGNVVITRTTPSPPKQIQDQSQQHQPRPPLVLGSPLYKSKFTDKDIIVKDVLRQDNAVIIYWDTEATNILGFKVIYRLFGDSSFKQAPPLEASEREFKIKNVPSQECIVVCVVSLEETNITPANVPYNQCKEVRTENSPTSNMDKITIAASAAICATIVVAVIIFIVANRRRARKLHTLHSIDQTKMGGPITGLPVNCCSNVGPTPSPGGPLSSMATLSAYNAQKEWDQVSAYSNRSIPRPRIFPVDRQGSITRASCIDDVRSQTGHYSGKVSTRSVVDGQSQHSFSNTSTRYFGNNTLTSNLANTRSELRQSRQSLTAASDRISRTNFSPSHMPPHSSSRRQRPRSCNRTLEQNPPRPGSRYSIADSTHTLNNYEENNWTDHDMDIYMARNPTTRTGLMPL; via the exons ATGCTGACAAATATGA ATATACATCGACCGGTGTTGCTGCTACTCGCAAGCATAATCGCAATCGTGGCAGCAACCTCCAGCTGTCCATGGGCGCAACACGTAGTCGATCTCGAGAGTTCCTGCATTTGCGACTACAACCTGGCCAGAGAACTTTCGGTACAATGTGACATCGTCGATTACGAGCAACTGCTATCCGCTATGCGGCGCCACGTTTCTAAAACCACCATAGACCTGTTCTACATCAACAACAGCACCATAGGAATCTTGAGGAACGATTCGTTCTCATCCGTGAAAATCAACAATATGCAATTGTCCGGCTGCCAAATTAAAAGTATCGAGGCGCACGCGTTCAGGGGTCAGGAAAGCTCTTTGAAAAGCATAAATCTAAAAGACAACGAATTGACGGAGATTCCGAGTGAGACGTTGAAAACTCTAAAGAATCTCACGGTACTGGATCTTTcgatgaataaaattacgagGGTGAACGACGACACCTTTACAGGATTAAAGTTAGTTACGTTGAAACTTTCCGACAACGAAGTTACTTTGGCGCCTGGGTCGTTTCGAGGATTGGAGAGgtcgttgaaaaatttgaatttgaaggGAACCAGGCAGAAGAAGGTTCCCGAAGCGCTCAGAGGTTTAAGGACGCTGGCGTTTCTCGACTTGTCGCAGAACAGTATCAGAGAGTTGCCTGGCTCCGCTGGTACCAAAGCTTTCGAGGGATTGGATTCGTTGACCGGTCTGAATCTCGAGAGGAACTTGATACAAAATATCGGATCCGATACGTTTCACGGTATCAAGAATACTTTGAGCTCGTTGAGCTTGTTGAACAATCTTATTCCCGACTTTCCCACGGCTGCCATCAACAGCGTTCGAGACCTAAGG GTGCTGGATATAGGATTCAATCTAATAACGGAGTTGCCGATAAACGCGTTTCAAAAGAATCCGTCGATAACTTTGCTAGCGATCGACGGAAATCCTTTGTCAACCGTTCCGGAGGAAGCTCTAGCTCGATTAAACGGAACGCTTCGAGGTCTGAGTTTAGGAGGCCGATTTCTGGTCTGTGACTGCAGATTACGATGGATCGTCGACTGGATAAAAACCAGAGACTTGCAAGTCACTAGTCGGGAACGCAAGCCACAATTCTGCGGAAGTCCGCAAAACTTGCAAGATAAAAGTTTTTACAACATCGACACAGCAG AAATGACCTGCGAAAGAACTCCAGAGATAATCGGAATCGGAACGGTAGAAAGCGTGGACACGAGAGAACCTACGGGATCCGCTGTAGTAGCCAACGGTTACAATCCAACCACTCGACCATCGATCGATCTACCTACCACTGCTGCGACAACTACAACCGTATCGACAACGACGCTTGTATCTTCCACGACGGAATTCCAAAAAACCGAGACACCGTTTTCCACTACACCAAGAACCGTCACCAACAGGCCGACGATCGCGCGAACAGGAAACGTGGTGATAACGAGGACCACGCCATCCCCGCCAAAACAAATTCAGGATCAATCGCAGCAACATCAACCAAGACCACCGCTGGTACTTGGTTCGCCACTTTATAAATCAAAATTCACCGACAAGGATATTATCGTCAAGGACGTACTCAGACAGGATAACGCAGTGATCATATACTGGGACACGGAAGCGACGAATATTTTAGGTTTCAAAGTAATTTATAGATTGTTTGGCGACAGTAGTTTCAAGCAGGCACCGCCTTTGGAGGCCAGCGAACGAGAATTCAAAATCAAGAACGTTCCTTCAcag GAATGCATCGTAGTGTGCGTAGTATCGTTGGAAGAAACAAACATCACTCCTGCAAACGTGCCCTACAATCAATGCAAGGAGGTAAGAACGGAAAACTCGCCTACGTCCAACATGGATAAAATTACTATCGCTGCGAGTGCAGCCATATGCGCCACTATAGTGGTAGCggtgataatatttattgttgcGAATCGGCGAAGGGCGAGAAAACTTCATACTCTTCACAGTATTGATCAGACAAAAATGGGAGGACCCATTACCGGTTTACCTGTGAATTGTTGTTCCAACGTTGGTCCGACACCCAGCCCTGGTGGGCCGTTGTCATCAATGGCGACACTCAGTGCTTATAACGCTCAAAAAGAATGGGATCAAGTATCGGCATACAGCAACAGAAGCATACCAAGGCCAAGAATATTCCCCGTTGATCGACAAG GTTCGATAACTAGAGCTTCTTGCATCGACGATGTCAGATCACAGACAGGACATTACAGCGGAAAAGTATCGACTCGTTCGGTAGTCGATGGACAATCTCAGCACAGCTTCTCTAACACATCGACGAGATACTTTGGAAACAACACTTTGACTTCCAATCTCGCTAACACAAGATCAG agttgagaCAATCTCGACAATCTTTGACCGCAGCTTCTGACAGAATATCGCGAACGAATTTTTCACCCAGTCACATGCCACCGCATTCTTCGTCTAGAAGGCAAAGGCCAAGATCGTGTAATCGAACATTGGAGCAAAACCCACCGAGACCGGGTAGCAGATACAGCATAGCCGATTCGACGCACACGCTTAATAATTACGAAGAGAACAATTGGACCGATCATGATATGGACATATACATGGCGCGTAATCCAACTACGAGGACCGGTCTTATGCCTCTTTGA